In the Psychromicrobium lacuslunae genome, ACTACCTTTCCGAGGCAGCACTCAATCGTGATCGGATCGCAGTGGAAGTGGAGTGGTTGATTCACCTGAGCTCGAACTCGGTACTGCCTGGCCTCGAGCCGCTGAGCGATCAGCAACAGCAGCACTTGCGCGCCGTTGTCTCCGAGTTCAGCGTCGAGTCGGTGAGCGAGCTCGCTGAGATCGAGAAGACCACGGTGCACGACGTGAAGGCGGTTGAGTACTACATTGGCCGACGGCTGGCAGATATTGGTATCGCCCAGCTCAAACCGCTAGTGCATTTCGCCTGCACCAGTGAGGACATCAACAATCTCTCCTACGCACTGGGCGTCAAGGGCGCTGTGGAGCAGGTCTGGCTACCTGCGGCACGCGCTTTGAGCGGTAAATTGCATGCCCTCGCCGAGGAAAATCGTAGCGTGCCGATGCTCTCCAGGACCCATGGACAGCCCGCAACGCCTAGCACTCTCGGCAAGGAAATTGCGGTGCTTGCCTACCGCTTAGATCGTCAGCTGAACCGAGTGGCGAACGCCGAGTACCTCGGCAAGATCAACGGGGCCACCGGTACTTATGCGGCCCACTATGCAGCCGCCCCGGAAACCGACTGGCAGCAGGTCTCCCGCAGTTTCGTCGAGGGACTAGGACTGAGCTGGAACCCGCTCACCACCCAGATTGAATCACATGACTGGCAGGCGGAGCTTTATGCCGATATCGCCCGATTCAATCGGATTTTGCACAATCTGTGCACCGATATTTGGAGCTACATCTCGATTGGTTACTTTGCCCAGATCCCGGTGCCGGGTGCCACTGGCTCTTCGACCATGCCACATAAGGTCAACCCGATCCGTTTTGAGAATGCCGAAGCCAATTTGGAGATCTCCTCGGCGCTCTTGGACACCCTAGCTTCGACCCTGGTGACGTCACGCTGGCAGCGTGACCTTACAGATTCCTCGAGCCAACGTAATATCGGCGTCGCGTTCGGACACTCCTTGCTAGCGATCAATAATGTGCTGGCGGGCCTGAGTCGCCTGGATACCGCCGAGCAAGTGCTCGCCGAGGACCTGGACCATAACTGGGAGGTCCTTGGGGAAGCAATTCAGACCGTGATGCGAGCCGAGGCGCTGGCCGGTGTACCGGGCATGGATGATCCTTACGAACGACTCAAGGACCTCACCCGAGGCCAGCGGGTCGATGTGAACAGAATGCGGGAGTTTGTCTCCGAGCTCGGTCTCTCCGCCGAAGCGGAACAACGTCTGCAAGCACTCAGCCCGGC is a window encoding:
- the purB gene encoding adenylosuccinate lyase — encoded protein: MAELPTQVSDSTRLPSGRLSLAEDAIALGPLDGRYRSAVAPLTDYLSEAALNRDRIAVEVEWLIHLSSNSVLPGLEPLSDQQQQHLRAVVSEFSVESVSELAEIEKTTVHDVKAVEYYIGRRLADIGIAQLKPLVHFACTSEDINNLSYALGVKGAVEQVWLPAARALSGKLHALAEENRSVPMLSRTHGQPATPSTLGKEIAVLAYRLDRQLNRVANAEYLGKINGATGTYAAHYAAAPETDWQQVSRSFVEGLGLSWNPLTTQIESHDWQAELYADIARFNRILHNLCTDIWSYISIGYFAQIPVPGATGSSTMPHKVNPIRFENAEANLEISSALLDTLASTLVTSRWQRDLTDSSSQRNIGVAFGHSLLAINNVLAGLSRLDTAEQVLAEDLDHNWEVLGEAIQTVMRAEALAGVPGMDDPYERLKDLTRGQRVDVNRMREFVSELGLSAEAEQRLQALSPASYTGIASQLVDHLQD